The Paramormyrops kingsleyae isolate MSU_618 unplaced genomic scaffold, PKINGS_0.4 ups163, whole genome shotgun sequence genome contains the following window.
GGTGGGTACTATGCCCTTATGTCTATTTCTTccgaacattttttttacaaattcttTGATCTCGGCAGTGTTCAGAGAATATACAATAGGGTTCAGCATGGCAGGAACACCATATGAGAGTGATGTATTGATTATCCTGGCACTGGAGTCAATTGGAATATAGATACCAGCTATGTAAATGCACAGTAACGGAATATAAAATACTGACACTAGTATTAGGTGAGAAAAACAGGTCTTTAGGGCTTTCAGACGTCCTTCCCAGGAGGCAATTTTAGACAGTGCCAGCAAAATGCTTGCATAAGATAAACTAATTACAAACATTGGTAAAAATAGATGTAATACAATGTATACCTTTGCTAATGTTATACTTGGAGTATTATCATTACATGCCAACCGGTATATAGGTCCATGGTCACAGAAATAGCTATCGATCACTGTAGATTTACAGAAGGACAGTTTGATGATGAAAATCATTCCAACAATCATGTAGGTACAATTGAATATCCATCCAACAGTGACAATAATACCCATCGATTTATTCGTCACAATGCTGTGGTATCTCAATGGAAAGCAAATTGCAACAAACCTGTCATACGCTAGAACAGTAAGCATGACAGACTGGACGGAGTTgaagaaatatacaaaaaacataTTGGCCAAGCAAGCACCATAGGTAATTTCATGTGTATTGAATATAATATTTTGAACCACATTAGGAAAAATAGCTGTGCTCTCACCCAAGTCAGCTATAGCTAAACTAAATACTGCCATATACTTTGGGGTGTGTAGACTACGGTCtatgtaaataataaatgtGACCAAGGAGTTTCCCAATACAGTCACAGCGTAaactaaacacaaaaaaaaaaagtaatatttgGCATGAGGCAAATTAGAAAATCCACTGATATGGAAAAAATCTGGACGCACTAAAGACTTTGCTGTATCGTTTTGGTAAATTATCCCAGACATGTTCTCTCAGCATCAATCTTCTTCAGTCCTCACAGTCCTGGGAATTAAATCTTGTTAACATTTCTGAAAATCCAATCCTCCAGTTCCAATGCAGACTGTCTGCAAAGCCACAATTGTATCCCAGGCACGAGAGAGGGTACATCCTGGGTAAatattaacacacacacacacacacactatatatatatatatatatatatatatatatatatatatatatatatatatatatatatatatatatatatacactcacctaaaggattattaggaacaccatactaatacggtgtttgaccccctttcgccttcagaactgccttaattctacgtggcattgattcaacaaggtgctgaaagcattctttagaaatgttggcccatattgataggatagcatcttgcagttgatggagatttgtgggatgcacatccagggcacgaagctcccgttccaccacatcccaaagatgctctattgatgctctagcatcaacaaggcatttttcacccacaggactgccgcatactggatgtttttccctttgcacaccattctttgtaaaccctagaaatggttgtgcgtgaaaatcccagtaactgagcagattgtgaaatactcagactggcccgtctggaaccaacaaccatgccacgctcaa
Protein-coding sequences here:
- the LOC111837892 gene encoding olfactory receptor 52E8-like, which translates into the protein MSGIIYQNDTAKSLVRPDFFHISGFSNLPHAKYYFFFLCLVYAVTVLGNSLVTFIIYIDRSLHTPKYMAVFSLAIADLGESTAIFPNVVQNIIFNTHEITYGACLANMFFVYFFNSVQSVMLTVLAYDRFVAICFPLRYHSIVTNKSMGIIVTVGWIFNCTYMIVGMIFIIKLSFCKSTVIDSYFCDHGPIYRLACNDNTPSITLAKVYIVLHLFLPMFVISLSYASILLALSKIASWEGRLKALKTCFSHLILVSVFYIPLLCIYIAGIYIPIDSSARIINTSLSYGVPAMLNPIVYSLNTAEIKEFVKKMFGRNRHKGIWTLEADHTFQKLKDAFCSAPILRQPYPEDPFEVEVDTSEAGVGGILIQRDLVLTDHRNLKYLQTAKRLNLRQARWAMFFTRFNFVVTYLPGPKNIKADALSQQYDLAAEMDRTVPFLAPSSFTATISWPIEETLQAANDHTTPPAS